A segment of the Nostoc sp. TCL26-01 genome:
GTTTGGGGTAAAAAATCCCTTGGCATAGATTTGGGGATTTGCTTGAGCGATTTGGGTATAAGATTGACGAACTTGGGTGTTAACTGCAACTGTTTTTACATCGTACATTTGCGTAGCTATCTTAGGATAAACACCAATGCCAATAATCAACACCAAAAAGCAAGCAGCAATAAATACTTCGCGGGGGGCAGCATCTCTGTATACTGATTCACCAGGTAGTAGACAGTCTGTACCAAAACAAGCGGTTCCTTCGTCTTCTTGATTCTCATAAGCGGCATTGTTGATGTTGCAACTGAGGTCTGAACCAGTACCGTAAAAGACCTTTCTCAACATCGAGAGCAGGTAAATCGGTGTGAGGATCACGCCCACTGCGGCTAAGAACACCATCACAGTACAGAATGTGGAACTGTAAATATCACTGCTGGTGACACCAACAAAGACTTGGAGTTCGCTGACAAAGCCACTCATCCCCGGAAGCGCTAGAGAAGCCATTGCACCTGCGGTAAATAGGGCAAATACTTTAGGCATAACTTGACCGATACCGCCCAAGTTATCCATAGCCATTGTATGAGTGCGATCGTAAGTCACTCCAGCCAGGAAGAACAATACCGCCGCAATCAAACCATGAGATAGCATTTGCAGCATTGCACCACTCACACCCACATCAGTGAAGGAAGCAATACCTAACAACACAAACCCCATGTGAGACACGGAAGAGTAAGCGAGGCGGCGCTTCATGTGAGTTTGCCCGAAGGAGTTTAAAGCACCGTAGATAATGTTGATGACTCCCAGAGTCGCTAAAACTGGAGCAAAGTAAATGTGAGCATCAGAAAGCAGTTCTAAATTTAAGCGAATCAACCCGTATCCGCCCATTTTTAACAACACACCAGCCAAAATCATGGATACTGGTGCAGATGCTTCACCATGAGCGTCAGGTAGCCAGGTGTGTAAGGGAAAGATCGCCAGCTTCACGCCAAAGGCAATTAATAAACCAGCGTAAAGTAACAGTTCTAACGCTAGGGGGTAATTCTTCGCGCCCAGTTCGACTATATCAAAGGTTGTATTGTCACCATAGAGAGCCATTGCTAGCCCAGCGACAAGAATGAATATGGAAGCGGCTGCTGTGTAAAGTAAGAATTTTGTGGCAGCGTAACGACGTTTCTGTCCACCCCAAATTGAGACAAGCAAGTAGACAGGAACTAGCTCTAGTTCCCACATGATGAAGAATAGCAACAAATCTTGAGCAACGAACACCCCGATTTGGGCTGAATATAGCAACAGCATTAAGAAATAGAACAGACGAGGCTTCAGATTAACTTGCCATGCTGCAAACATAGAAAGCGTCGTCACAAACCCAGCCAGCAACACAAGTGGCATAGATATTCCATCGACTGAAACCGCCCAGCTAAAACCTAACTGGGGAACCCAATCATATTTCTCCACAAGTTGAAAACTCGCACTACCGGTATCGTAATGCTGCCAAAAGGTGTAGCACATCAAAACAAAATCCGCGATTCCTACACCGAGGGCATACCATCGTACCAGCTTGCCATCTTTATCAGGCAGCACGGGAATAAACAAAGAAGCAACGAGTGGTAGCAATATAATCGCGGTCAGCCAAGGAAATCCATCCGCTATCATGATGTTGAGCAAAAATACTTATTGGTGAATAAATATATTGTATTAAACTTTGTAAACATTTCCTTATAAATATTTACCGCAGGTTTCTATAGATGCCATCTATTGAATAGTAAAAAATCAATAATTATCCCAGTAAATTATCAATAGAACTTAAGCATGGGTAACGCAAAATCAAGGATTCGGGCAGGATATTGGTAATAAGGCACAAGGGATCAAGCATTAAATAATAAATATTAAATATAGTTCGTCCGGGTGGTTATCCCGCAGGGTAACGCACCAAAACCTTCTGGTGCTGCGTTACAGCAGTCCAAAAAACTTGATTTTGATCATTGACCATTGACTATTGACTATTGACCACCCTCAGAAGGGTTTCTTGGTTGAGTGCGTAAGTCCTAATCTATATTGTTGTAGAATTAATTCTGTCATTAAAGCGCACAGCAAAAGCAAAGCGGGTATTTATTCACCCGTTGAGCATATCCAGACTCGCAAAGGTACTGCTAAAACATCTGTGAGAGTGGACGATCGCATAAGAGCAACACAAGCAGTATGGACTCTCCCGCTAAAGAGCTAATGTTCGGCGAAAACCACTGCTTAGAGTTCTTGCGTCATTGTCGTCAAGGATTTGGGAAAACCTAGTTTTTCCACCAACTTGTCAATATAGATTAGTCTCATCAGAACTTCTGATGTCGCCGACTAATTGCGCTCAAAGTCTGCTTGCGTCTATTTTTGGCTAGCAGATACAGAGGTGAAACAGGACACCTATCAATATTATTAGCGCTAAGGGAGTTGCTGTTGTCAAAAATACAATTTGTCAAAAAAGCAAGTTAGTTCAGTGAGGGATGGCCGTGGAGATACTTGTGGAAAAAGGTGTTAATGTTGCTATGAAAGTAGGCGATCGCGTCCGGATTAAAGAATCGGTAGTAGTGTATCATCACCCTGAACATCGCGGTCAAGCTTTTGACCTCAAAGGCTCAGAAGGCGAAATTACGGAGATTGTTACCCAATGGCAAGGTAGACCGGTTAGTGCTAACCTGCCTTATTTAGTCCAGTTTAGTAAAAAATTTAAAGCTCACCTACGCGAAAATGAATTAGAAATTATCTAAATCTTTGAAGGGCGGCGGAACCACTGCATAATATTCAGTTCGCCGCGCATTCTCTGGAGTTGTTGACGGTTTTCCTCGGCAGTAACGTCATACCATTCACAATGACGCTGAAACTCCGAGCGTTTCTGCACTTCATAATAAAACTGATGACTTGTCTGATAAACCGCAAAGCTTTCCTCAACTTGCGGTTGGGGACAAGGCAAAATATAAGTTAATTTTTCTGACATAACAATATTGGGATTGGGAACAAGTCAATTCAAAATTCAAAATTCGTCTTGGAAAGTTTGCTCAACGGGGGAAACCCCCGCACGCAACTTTCCGCAAAATTCAAAATGGGACAAGGGGATAAGGGGTCAGGGAAGAGGCTAAGAGCGAACTAGCGTCATTACAAATTACGTAGGCGCAAGCCTTCCCGTAGGGTATTACGAATTACTAATCATGTCCAACCGCGTAACCAATAAACTAAGCTGCCAACATATTCTTTTAAGGCGTTAGTAAATTGATGTAGGTTGTTGGTGTCTGGTAGTAGATTTAAGATAGCGGCTTTGGGACTGCTGCTGAGTTCATTGAGTTCGCCTTTACTTACCAAAAAGTCAGTTGGTGCAGCAATAACATCGATACCTTGACGTTGAAAAATTTTGAGCGATCGCGGTGTGTGCATTGCTGATGTTACCAATAAAACTTTACTAATACCACGAGATTGCAAAATTTTCTTGACATTTACGGCATTTTGATATGTGTTGAGTGAATCTGGTTCTTGAATCAACGCCTCGGCGGGGATACCAATCGACGTTAAGATATTCGCCATATCTGCTGATTCTGATGCACCACTACCACGCCAATCGATGCGTCCACCACTGAGAATAATTAACGGAGCCTTTTTTTGTCGATATAATTGAGCAGCATAGATAACGCGATCGCCCTGTTCACTTAAATCAACCGTAGGCCTTGGTGGAAAGGCTGATTTAGTTGCCCCACCCAATACTACAATCGCTTCCGCATTAGGTAATTCAGATAAAGGAATATTTTGCCATTCTAGCGATCGCACAAAATATTTAGCAACCCAAGCGTTACTACAAAATAATAATAAGATTAGTGAAGCAGCGATCGCCAAAGTAGCAACACGCGGTCTTTTTCGCAACGTCACTAATGCAACCACTAAAAAGATACAAGCCAATCCCAAAGGATAAAAGAATAGTGGCAGTAACTTAGACAAATATAAAAACATACTTCATCATCAGCCATAGCCTAACAGTCATTAATATTACTTCTTCCCCATTCCCTATCCCCTATCCCCATCATTATTCCTCGAAAACGGAAACCTAAAACTTCCCGGACTGCGGCGATAACGGCGCACAGTTCTTCTTGTTTGTCGTTTAGTAATTCTGTCACTAGACTCTTCCCCTTCCACCTCTTCTACAACTTCTACAGGTAATTGAGTTCTGGTTTCTTCTTTACTTCTCCACCAAGCAATAGTCCAACCCCCACCTAAAGCGCCGATACCTCCCAACAAGATACTCATGGGTGCAGGATATCCCAACAGCGCAAAACCCAGCAAGAAAAATAACCAGTATTTCAACCCAGCATCAATACCATCAGAAGAAGCCACCGTTGGCTGTTGGGGACTACTTTTACTGGAATTTGTAAACCAACCTATCGTAAAGCCAGTGATAATTCCTAAAAAGATACTCAACGGAACAGGCGACCCCGTTGAGATTAAAATAAATGCTAAAAATGACCCAAATGCTAGTTGGGAAAGGAATGCAGGGGAGAAATTGAAGAGATTGTTATTGTTAGCCATAAGTTACTGAAGAAGGGGTGTGAGGGTGTACGGGTTTAGGAGTGATACCAATTTCCTTTAAATGTGAAACAGTAGAGACGTTGCAATGCAACGTCTCTACATAATTCATGTGTATCATGATTAACGTGAAATGGTATGAAATTACGAATTACGTAGCTTGCTTCTCGCATGAAGGCGAGTATTACGAATTACGAATTTGTATCCCAAATTTGTACATAGGATTTCTCTGCATCGGTAAAGGGTTCTGTTTGCTGGAGTTGGGAAGCTAATAAATCAACTGTCGCATCGGCAATATCACCAGTACGGTTAATCAGACGTTGCTGTAT
Coding sequences within it:
- a CDS encoding YdcF family protein, translating into MFLYLSKLLPLFFYPLGLACIFLVVALVTLRKRPRVATLAIAASLILLLFCSNAWVAKYFVRSLEWQNIPLSELPNAEAIVVLGGATKSAFPPRPTVDLSEQGDRVIYAAQLYRQKKAPLIILSGGRIDWRGSGASESADMANILTSIGIPAEALIQEPDSLNTYQNAVNVKKILQSRGISKVLLVTSAMHTPRSLKIFQRQGIDVIAAPTDFLVSKGELNELSSSPKAAILNLLPDTNNLHQFTNALKEYVGSLVYWLRGWT
- a CDS encoding NAD(P)H-quinone oxidoreductase subunit 4, with product MIADGFPWLTAIILLPLVASLFIPVLPDKDGKLVRWYALGVGIADFVLMCYTFWQHYDTGSASFQLVEKYDWVPQLGFSWAVSVDGISMPLVLLAGFVTTLSMFAAWQVNLKPRLFYFLMLLLYSAQIGVFVAQDLLLFFIMWELELVPVYLLVSIWGGQKRRYAATKFLLYTAAASIFILVAGLAMALYGDNTTFDIVELGAKNYPLALELLLYAGLLIAFGVKLAIFPLHTWLPDAHGEASAPVSMILAGVLLKMGGYGLIRLNLELLSDAHIYFAPVLATLGVINIIYGALNSFGQTHMKRRLAYSSVSHMGFVLLGIASFTDVGVSGAMLQMLSHGLIAAVLFFLAGVTYDRTHTMAMDNLGGIGQVMPKVFALFTAGAMASLALPGMSGFVSELQVFVGVTSSDIYSSTFCTVMVFLAAVGVILTPIYLLSMLRKVFYGTGSDLSCNINNAAYENQEDEGTACFGTDCLLPGESVYRDAAPREVFIAACFLVLIIGIGVYPKIATQMYDVKTVAVNTQVRQSYTQIAQANPQIYAKGFFTPNISEPEVMAVSGIIK
- a CDS encoding ferredoxin-thioredoxin reductase variable chain; amino-acid sequence: MAVEILVEKGVNVAMKVGDRVRIKESVVVYHHPEHRGQAFDLKGSEGEITEIVTQWQGRPVSANLPYLVQFSKKFKAHLRENELEII